From the genome of Cryptococcus depauperatus CBS 7841 chromosome 1, complete sequence, one region includes:
- a CDS encoding HAD hydrolase, family IIID: protein MPHSRPNSIGSISSLPPSDAYKPDDMAIQDLEREVSSTGSIRLAAKHLAQVAQAEKERGKKEKEIISRSRAQAHQYAMWAEDPEEADYLNIHGEENDDQQLDVKGEVLMSDEEMNHDAMGHMQEVVDGLWIGDLVAASDTKELEKHGITNILSLLRPALCFPDTYAIYPLEIDDSADTDLLSHLPSCVAWLKEILKLREKTLFGSNRDNGEHPERVSEIASIAQAVKPGGVLVHCQAGMSRSASVVAAFLMKEYELDPIEAVTMIRKKRPVIEPSATFWHQLGLFYNANGKVSLKDRSTRQYYMERTTTQFINGDGTAPSMDKMAKYPASPSVSNPPTPKGTANRKIRCKICRRLLAVREHMMDHILDQAPPPSCPRTPTSGSLHSPRASFSSGAGMGFTDTRFTDEIGRKAMRDRERRGSQISDVINPLTGMLGAVRSRRSSSGTAAPSPLPSQTLYERDSNTLSPLASSQSASTGMDVKLSKPVSPKVTLPRTKSEPLETAPETASSPTSSSVPAHGITEAQTLGGFAPGKREDRQLQSADQLAARLPPHLLALRMIGSGSGDLAALSSPIGSSPASSPERDAASSPVHFSASTAGNTGMTSPTTISNTIPSVSGAGASQTARRMSLLAMTPTTAEGRKEGNKERRGSGGELYGGPPILINPKCSGYFVEPLTWMEPVLSTGAIAGKLVCPNDKCGVKIGNFDWAGMQCGCKEWVTPGFCIHRSKVDEEKELNRETTISSMSRQHTNHPGTPLQSDIPIDTKPLLTTTTLDLLENDGNNRKNPVSIDGNEMRRAVVAVPDVEIGSEGKRIKTFHDVEQPRTVMQDEPIDNDCDAVGQGTEDNSTSPIISTVPLVEEIEEEWWDLKMQWGGKVYDVRVEGNDMVYDFRETIASLTNVPPDSQKLIGLSPSIKGKLNASHDATRFALLNVKKGGKFVLVGTRVDERFLDPVKVEGEGGEGDFDVDYKGGNVGQDPRNLRKVQELVQKYPVTVMNEPRQGKRLLVLDLDYTIVDTKPLLEGSLPPSECARPGLHEFLEQVYPYYDIAIWSQTSWRWLETKLVELDLIGGHRAYKISFVVDRSCMFPVFSQKDGQPYKHEVKPLAYLWASFPQWSAKNSIHIDDLSRNFALNPGEGLKIRAFNSARLPEGSTDRELKYLGLYLVHIATTVHDFTTIYHKDWTRAVKQMRREQRQQQQTSQSPPSPEGNP from the exons ATGCCTCATTCAAGACCAAATTCTATAGGATCTATATCTTCACTCCCCCCTTCTGACGCCTACAAACCAGACGACATGGCTATCCAAGACCTTGAACGTGAAGTCAGCTCTACCGGCTCTATACGTCTAGCGGCCAAACATCTTGCCCAGGTTGCTcaagctgagaaagagaggggaaaaaaggagaaagaaataatATCGAGGTCTAGagctcaagctcatcagTACGCAATGTGGGCAGAAGATCCGGAAGAAGCAGACTATCTAAACATTCATGGTGAAGAGAATGACGATCAACAGCTTGACGTTAAAGGTGAAGTGTTGATGagcgatgaagagatgaacCATGATGCCATGGGCCACATGCAAGAAGTTGTGGATGGTCTTTGGATAGGCGACCTTGTTGCTGCAAGTGATACTaaagagttggaaaaaCATGGTATT ACAAATATACTCTCCCTTCTAAGACCAGCACTTTGTTTCCCAGATACATATGCCATCTATCCgcttgagattgatgattCGGCGGACACCGACTTGCTCAGCCACTTGCCCAGTTGCGTAGCTTGGCTTAAAGAAATCCTCAAATTGCGCGAAAAGACACTCTTTGGCAGCAACAGAGACAATGGAGAGCACCCTGAAAGAGTCTCTGAGATTGCTTCTATTGCCCAGGCCGTAAAACCTGGCGGTGTGCTGGTACATTGTCAAGCGGGGATGTCCAGATCAGCGAGTGTGGTGGCTGCGTTCTTGATGAAAGAATATGAGCTTGATCCGATAGAGGCGGTAACCATGATTAGGAAAAAGAGACCCGTAATAGA ACCTTCTGCGACTTTCTGGCATCAACTTGGTCTATTTTACAATGCTAATGGAAAAGTATCTCTTAAAGATCGATCAACTAGGCAATACTATATGGAACGCACCACTACTCAATTCATCA ATGGCGATGGTACTGCTCCGTCTATGGATAAAATGGCAAAATATCCAGCCTCGCCTTCGGTTTCAAATCCTCCAACTCCAAAAGGCACTGCTAACAGGAAAATAAGGTGCAAAATATGCCGTCGTCTCTTAGCCGTTCGAGAACACATGATGGATCACATTCTCGACCAagctcctcctccttcatGCCCCAGAACACCCACTTCTGGTTCTTTACATAGTCCAAGGGCAAGCTTCTCAAGCGGCGCTGGAATGGGCTTCACTGATACCAGATTTACTGATGAAATTGGTAGAAAAGCGATGAGAGATAGGGAAAGGAGGGGGAGTCAGATAAGTGATGTGATCAACCCATTGACAGGAATGCTTGGTGCAGTGCGTTCGAGAAGATCGAGTTCGGGAACGGCGGCACCAAGTCCTTTACCCTCCCAAACGCTCTATGAACGAGATTCCAATACATTGTCGCCCTTGGCATCGAGTCAGAGTGCAAGTACGGGGATGGACGTGAAACTATCAAAACCGGTATCTCCTAAAGTAACTTTGCCTCGTACCAAGTCAGAGCCTCTCGAAACAGCACCAGAAACAGCTTCTTCGCCTACCTCCTCTTCTGTTCCCGCTCATGGTATCACGGAGGCACAAACTCTCGGTGGATTCGCACCCGGAAAAAGGGAAGACAGGCAGCTACAATCAGCGGATCAGCTTGCTGCTCGTCTCCCACCGCATCTCCTTGCTCTTCGAATGATAGGATCAGGTAGCGGCGATTTGGCGGCGCTTTCCTCACCTATAGGCAGTTCGCCTGCTTCCAGTCCAGAGAGGGATGCTGCTTCGTCACCTGTCCATTTTTCTGCAAGCACTGCTGGCAACACTGGCATGACATCCCCGACAACTATATCAAACACAATACCCTCTGTCTCCGGAGCTGGCGCCAGCCAAACAGCAAGAAGGATGAGTCTTTTAGCAATGACACCTACAACCGCAGAGGGCCGAAAAGAAGGCAATaaggagaggagaggaagTGGCGGGGAGTTGTATGGGGGTCCACCCATCTTGATAAATCCTAAATGCTCGGGATACTTCGTCGAGCCT TTGACATGGATGGAGCCTGTGCTGTCCACAGGCGCTATAGCTGGCAAACTAGTTTGTCCTAACGACAAATGTGGGGTTAAGATTGGAAACTTCGATTGGGCCGGAATGCAGTGTGGTTGCAAAGAATGGGTTACCCCT GGGTTTTGCATACATAGAAGCAAGGTTGACGAG gaaaaggagttGAATCGAGAG ACGACAATATCAAGTATGTCTCGACAACACACAAACCATCCTGGCACACCACTCCAATCAGATATACCTATAGACACAAAACCTTTACTTACAACAACAACTCTGGATTTGTTAGAAAACGACGGAAACAATAGAAAGAACCCCGTCTCTATAGATGGAAATGAGATGAGAAGAGCAGTTGTTGCTGTACCCGATGTGGAGATTGGCTCAGAAGGAAAGCGAATCAAGACCTTTCATGATGTGGAGCAGCCGAGGACTGTAATGCAAGACGAGCCTATTGATAATGATTGTGATGCAGTTGGGCAAGGAACAGAGGACAATTCAACCTCCCCAATCATATCCACTGTACCTctggtggaagagattgaagaagaatggtGGGATCTCAAGATGCAATGGGGAGGCAAGGTGTATGATGTGCGTGTGGAGGGAAACGATAT GGTTTACGACTTTCGAGAGACGATTGCTTCCCTCACTAACGTCCCACCCGATTCTCAGAAACTGATTGGTCTCTCTCCCTCTATCAAGGGCAAGCTGAATGCGTCACATGATGCAACTCGTTTCGCCCTTCTGAATGTAAAAAAAGGCGGGAAGTTTGTGTTGGTAGGGACGAGGGTGGATGAGAGATTCTTGGATCCAGTCAAGgtggaaggagaaggtGGTGAAGGAGATTTTGATGTGGATTACAAGGGAGGGAACGTTGGGCAAGATCCCAGGAATCTGAGAAAGGTTCAGGAACTGGTACAAAAGTATCCTGTCACG GTGATGAACGAACCGcgacaaggaaagagaCTGCTTGTCCTTGACCTGGACTATA CTATCGTCGATACCAAGCCTCTCCTGGAAGGATCGCTCCCGCCCTCAGAGTGTGCTCGACCAGGTTTACACGAGTTTCTGGAGCA GGTATACCCATATTACGACATTGCCATCTGGTCTCAGACATCGTGGCGTTGGCTCGAGACCAAGTTGGTTGAGCTTGACCTGATAGGAGGCCACAGAGCGTACAAGATCTCTTTCGTAGTAGACAGAAGTTGCATGTTTCCA GTGTTTTCACAGAAAGATGGCCAGCCGTATAAACATGAAGTCAAGCCACTTGCCTATCTATGGGCATCGTTCCCCCAATGGTCTGCCAAAAAT TCGATACACATTGACGATCTATCACGTAATTTTGCCCTCAATCCAGGAGAGGGCCTAAAG ATTCGGGCTTTTAATAGCGCTCGTCTTCCAGAAGGTTCAACTGATAGGGAATTAAAGTATCTGGGGTTATAC CTGGTGCATATCGCAACTACCGTGCATGATTTTACTACCATCTATCACAAG GACTGGACTCGTGCTGTCAAGCAGATGCGCCGAGAGCAAAgacagcagcagcaaacATCTCAATCGCCGCCGTCTCCAGAAGGGAACCCTTGA